In a single window of the Flavivirga spongiicola genome:
- a CDS encoding endonuclease/exonuclease/phosphatase family protein, protein MKKRFNSTLVIIFSLIIIGFLSFGFINGSKRLASKNKTIKVLSYNIHYGLGMDKKYDLARIAKIISDQDPDIVGLQEIGDSIMAATLGKLTGMHYIFGPSKETMKGYGDAVLSKHPFEWVANYSIPSASSSRYQVMGVDVDLSAIYEKGTKVRFLNTHFDWTQSIGSQEARLSTVDVIERGFLENNNLPLILTGDLNAEPNSEPLKKLKKKGWVNKEGGEELFTIPVVSPDRQIDYVLVRPKKSWEIVDVKVLNEPVASDHLPVLMTLELR, encoded by the coding sequence ATGAAAAAACGCTTCAACTCAACATTGGTTATAATATTTAGCTTAATTATAATTGGGTTCTTATCCTTTGGTTTTATAAATGGAAGCAAAAGATTAGCTTCAAAAAATAAAACCATAAAGGTATTAAGTTACAATATTCATTATGGATTAGGAATGGATAAAAAATATGATTTAGCCAGAATAGCCAAAATTATTTCCGATCAAGACCCGGATATTGTAGGGCTTCAAGAAATAGGAGATTCGATCATGGCAGCAACCTTGGGCAAACTCACAGGGATGCATTATATTTTTGGTCCTTCTAAGGAAACCATGAAAGGTTATGGAGATGCTGTTTTAAGTAAACATCCTTTTGAATGGGTGGCTAATTATTCCATCCCCAGCGCAAGTTCCAGTCGCTATCAGGTTATGGGTGTTGATGTAGATTTATCTGCAATTTATGAAAAAGGAACAAAAGTGAGATTCTTAAATACTCATTTTGACTGGACCCAATCCATCGGTTCACAAGAAGCGAGATTATCTACAGTTGATGTCATAGAAAGAGGCTTTCTTGAAAACAATAATTTGCCGTTAATTTTAACAGGAGACTTGAATGCAGAGCCAAATAGTGAGCCTCTTAAAAAGCTAAAGAAAAAAGGATGGGTAAATAAAGAAGGTGGTGAAGAATTATTTACCATACCTGTTGTGAGTCCAGATAGGCAAATAGATTATGTTCTTGTAAGGCCTAAAAAATCATGGGAGATTGTGGATGTTAAGGTACTTAATGAACCTGTAGCTTCAGATCATTTACCAGTTTTAATGACATTAGAACTGAGGTAA
- a CDS encoding metallophosphoesterase family protein: MNRRSFLKKSGQVGMAMSLPLPISGFNFNSSSKLQIGIVADVHQDVIHDGYARLRFFMDDMKKRQPDFIIQMGDFALPKLQNQPFLDVWNEFEGPAYHILGNHDMRDSGFTREQTMAWWGMKERYYSFDQGDFHFIVLDGNDKNPKPWSGYDRYIGEEQKEWLKDDLKKTQKPTVVFVHQSLEAEHGIANGEEIRDILEKSKTASKQLKVIACLCGHHHTDYVKEINGIPYIQINSMSYKWVGGKYKRERFAPHVENAFPWVKSTCPYKDPLYTLLTLDAYRGELHLEGSSTSFIAPTPKEIGMPNADEMSPTITERNLTFDN; this comes from the coding sequence ATGAATCGGAGAAGTTTCTTAAAAAAGTCTGGACAAGTAGGTATGGCTATGTCCTTACCATTACCAATTTCAGGATTTAATTTTAACAGTTCAAGTAAGTTGCAAATTGGTATAGTGGCCGATGTACATCAAGATGTTATACACGATGGATATGCGAGATTACGTTTCTTTATGGATGACATGAAAAAAAGGCAACCCGATTTTATTATTCAAATGGGTGATTTTGCGCTTCCCAAACTACAAAATCAACCTTTTCTTGATGTTTGGAATGAATTTGAAGGGCCTGCATATCATATTTTAGGGAATCATGATATGCGTGATTCTGGTTTTACCAGAGAACAAACTATGGCCTGGTGGGGAATGAAAGAACGTTACTACTCATTCGATCAGGGAGACTTTCATTTTATTGTACTCGATGGCAATGATAAAAACCCTAAACCATGGAGCGGTTATGATCGTTATATTGGTGAGGAACAAAAGGAATGGCTAAAAGATGATCTTAAAAAAACACAGAAACCAACTGTGGTTTTTGTACATCAAAGTTTGGAGGCAGAACATGGCATTGCCAATGGTGAAGAAATTAGGGACATATTGGAGAAGTCAAAAACGGCTTCAAAACAATTAAAGGTTATTGCTTGTTTGTGTGGACATCATCATACAGATTATGTCAAGGAAATCAATGGCATTCCATATATCCAAATTAATAGCATGTCCTATAAATGGGTTGGTGGAAAATATAAGAGAGAACGTTTTGCACCGCATGTGGAAAATGCTTTTCCTTGGGTTAAGAGCACATGCCCCTACAAAGATCCATTATATACTTTGCTTACTTTGGATGCATATAGAGGCGAACTACATTTAGAAGGGAGCTCAACAAGTTTTATTGCACCTACTCCTAAAGAAATTGGTATGCCCAACGCAGATGAGATGAGTCCTACAATTACAGAAAGGAATTTAACTTTTGATAATTAA
- a CDS encoding RagB/SusD family nutrient uptake outer membrane protein — protein MKTKKIIYIIFATFFIITGCNDDFLERPFLDEIGDLNFWKTESDLKLYLNDLYPRYLTGHGTGFSQSGMAFADIQSDVLTGNTLGRIRRTNGAHTIDDGYGWDYTDVRRINHFLANYEQADIDQSIKDRYAGEARFFRAMDYYGKVKSFGDTPYLDKPLDVDSEELSMARTSRIEVMANVVADLDFAITNLPSKSSTRIDERINKEVALHLKARICLFEGTFRKYHGISGDIEFIEMARDAAKAVIDSDKFEISNDGSNAYQDLFIDLDLNGNKEIILGRKYSVDLRIGHATPRYFQDNSYGLTKTAVDSYLCTDGLPIGLSPLYQGNEPDYAMEDEYINRDPRMDQTLNKSGENYLGTVTVPNLTSTGYSIEKYYREDQIDLVNAIEIDAPIYRYAETLLIYAEAHAELGTCTQSVLDVSVNLLRDRVAMPHLTAAPTADPNAEFSELSPLLNEIRRERKVELMLEGFRRDDLMRWKAGKLFLKPVLGIKFVASQYPAGFTIDTDPDGFVDPYAGIGAPPNTFDENKHYLYPLPPEQIALNTNLTQNPGW, from the coding sequence ATGAAAACAAAAAAAATAATATATATCATATTTGCTACTTTTTTCATAATTACAGGATGTAACGATGATTTTTTAGAGAGACCCTTTTTAGATGAAATAGGAGATTTAAACTTCTGGAAAACGGAGTCAGACTTAAAACTTTACTTAAACGACCTTTACCCGCGTTACCTAACTGGTCACGGCACTGGATTCTCACAAAGTGGTATGGCGTTTGCTGATATTCAATCGGATGTGCTAACAGGAAATACTTTAGGTAGAATTAGAAGAACAAATGGAGCGCATACTATTGATGATGGTTATGGTTGGGATTATACCGATGTAAGACGCATTAATCATTTTTTAGCTAATTATGAACAAGCGGATATTGATCAATCTATTAAAGACAGATACGCAGGTGAAGCTCGATTTTTTAGAGCTATGGACTATTATGGTAAAGTGAAATCGTTTGGTGATACGCCATATTTAGACAAACCTTTAGATGTAGATTCAGAAGAATTATCAATGGCTCGTACTTCTCGAATAGAAGTGATGGCAAATGTTGTTGCAGATTTAGATTTTGCAATTACTAATTTACCATCAAAAAGCAGTACTAGAATTGATGAGCGTATTAATAAAGAAGTGGCGTTACATTTAAAAGCTCGTATATGTCTGTTTGAAGGGACCTTTAGAAAATATCATGGTATTTCTGGAGATATAGAATTTATTGAGATGGCTAGAGATGCAGCGAAAGCGGTAATTGATAGTGATAAATTTGAAATTTCTAATGATGGAAGTAATGCATATCAGGATTTATTTATTGATTTAGATTTAAATGGAAATAAAGAAATCATTTTAGGTAGAAAATATTCTGTAGATCTTAGAATTGGACATGCTACACCTAGATATTTTCAAGATAACTCATATGGTTTAACAAAAACCGCAGTAGATTCTTATCTATGTACCGATGGTTTGCCTATTGGTTTAAGCCCCTTGTATCAAGGAAATGAACCAGACTACGCTATGGAAGATGAATATATTAATCGTGATCCTAGAATGGATCAGACATTGAACAAATCAGGCGAGAATTACTTGGGAACAGTTACTGTACCAAATTTAACTAGTACTGGCTATAGTATTGAAAAATACTATAGAGAAGATCAAATAGATTTAGTTAATGCCATTGAAATTGATGCGCCAATATATAGATACGCTGAAACCTTACTAATTTATGCTGAAGCTCATGCTGAATTAGGGACTTGTACTCAGTCTGTACTTGATGTGTCTGTCAACTTGTTGAGAGACCGTGTTGCTATGCCACATTTAACAGCTGCACCAACGGCAGATCCTAATGCTGAATTCTCAGAACTTTCTCCTTTATTGAATGAAATAAGAAGAGAACGCAAAGTTGAATTAATGTTAGAAGGTTTTAGGCGTGATGATTTAATGAGATGGAAAGCTGGTAAGCTTTTCCTAAAGCCAGTATTGGGTATTAAATTTGTTGCTTCGCAATATCCTGCAGGCTTCACAATAGACACAGATCCTGATGGTTTTGTTGATCCTTATGCAGGTATAGGAGCACCCCCAAACACATTTGATGAGAACAAGCATTACTTATATCCATTGCCTCCAGAGCAAATTGCATTAAACACAAACTTAACTCAAAACCCTGGGTGGTAA
- a CDS encoding TonB-dependent receptor produces MKKIIKEMLFYDISKISLKMKLTSLLFIVSLFYMKADNSYSQNTKISLDMESVKIMTILEKIESLSEFRFLGNENVINDFRLVTIKANKKRIRKILDELFKGTYITYKVIDRQIVLVKEAKLNKTVPRERIDYIQGQPINGTIKDASGIPLAGATVIEKGTQNGTQTDFDGKFNLTVKDTNASLLISYIGYATQEISVNGITVFNITMQEDASELDEIVVVGYGTEKARNITGSVGYVSGKVLEDRPIANLSEGLQGVLPGLNLNFSGGEPGKQASINIRGWTGFTKGEPLVVIDGIPGDLELLNPTDVASVSVLKDAASASIYGARAANGVILITTKKGKNTQMKVNISSTISIQKPTNLPEFAKSSDYVQALQDGGLTNFTYWYNSPSVTMDQWIDFIKLREQDPDKYPKLLLRKEDGRFLFTGSEDYVGTLIKKSTHLQKHDFNISGGNDKATYYASVGFLDQKGVLKFGNDKYTRLNANLSLTLKPKKWIDLDFRLRYSNTHENSPTQYGSQEVWNNIYRTPQYRALKNDENKIWQWNDATNQYEVTAYEPTGNYIWDNNAIANLDKGGRDIQRRNDFVLTFAPTFNIGKNLKIKSDFTYNPSFYQRNLYWKEIDYEILEPGNITNYVTGDDRYNKDVDYDLYYVFNAYAEYEKTFGTKHYFKALAGYNQEWKEFEHTGATQRDILVRDIPEVTIGERTSRFGADHWAVRASFYRFSYVFDEKYMIKTTGRYDGTSKFPKDGRFGFFPSVELGWRVSNESFMDFSEDYLSNLKFRVSYGSLGNQALAGGGNHPYEPFLNIDDEISYSIAGARPPGVTIPGTLPAAGNITWEESKTKNFGVDIGLFANRFNLNFDYFIKDIDGLLRRDVYSELLGVSGPQENLASVRNKGWELSLGWRDKIGEVSYFINGNLSDFKGVITKVDNPTRVLSRLYEGQVLGEIWGYVSSIFQTDEEAATANPGGSNDQSVWRSGGGWQAGDIKYHDLNGDGVVNRGDITADNPGDLKVIGNSSPKLRYSFTLGADYKGFDFNMFFQGVGRRDFRPNTGVFQPVSSKWGNHLRSWQLDAWTPENTDAYLPRYTTGTGYNFSTQTRFLQNASYLRLKNLTLGYSLPQAVIEKLGMTKLRVYFAGQNLWETTKLKVPWDPEATDGFNSGSGKSYPFQRSYSFGVNLTF; encoded by the coding sequence ATGAAAAAAATCATAAAGGAGATGTTGTTCTATGATATCTCTAAAATTAGTTTGAAAATGAAATTAACGTCACTATTGTTTATTGTTTCGCTTTTTTATATGAAAGCAGACAATAGTTACTCACAGAATACCAAGATTTCTTTAGATATGGAGTCTGTGAAAATAATGACTATTCTTGAAAAAATTGAATCGTTAAGCGAATTTAGATTTTTAGGAAACGAAAATGTAATCAACGATTTTCGATTAGTTACTATAAAAGCTAATAAAAAACGCATCCGTAAAATACTGGATGAGCTTTTTAAAGGAACTTATATTACCTATAAAGTTATAGACCGTCAAATTGTTTTAGTTAAAGAAGCAAAGTTAAATAAAACGGTTCCGAGAGAACGTATAGATTATATTCAAGGGCAGCCAATAAACGGAACAATAAAAGATGCTTCCGGTATACCGTTGGCAGGTGCTACAGTTATAGAAAAAGGAACTCAAAATGGTACGCAAACCGATTTTGATGGGAAATTTAATTTAACAGTTAAGGATACTAATGCATCCCTGTTAATATCTTATATTGGTTATGCTACACAAGAAATTAGTGTAAATGGAATCACTGTCTTTAACATTACAATGCAAGAAGATGCATCTGAACTTGATGAAATTGTTGTTGTTGGTTATGGAACAGAGAAAGCACGTAATATCACAGGGTCTGTTGGATATGTTTCAGGAAAAGTGTTGGAAGATAGGCCAATTGCTAATTTATCAGAAGGCTTACAAGGTGTGTTGCCAGGACTTAATCTTAATTTTTCAGGAGGTGAACCTGGTAAACAGGCATCTATAAACATTAGAGGTTGGACAGGTTTTACTAAAGGAGAACCTTTAGTTGTTATCGATGGTATACCAGGGGATTTAGAACTTCTTAACCCTACTGATGTAGCTAGTGTATCAGTATTAAAGGATGCTGCATCTGCTTCAATTTATGGTGCACGAGCTGCTAATGGAGTTATTTTAATTACCACTAAAAAAGGTAAGAATACTCAAATGAAAGTAAATATTAGTTCCACTATATCTATTCAAAAACCAACGAACTTACCAGAATTTGCAAAATCTTCAGATTACGTTCAAGCCTTACAAGATGGTGGGCTAACAAATTTCACTTACTGGTACAATAGCCCAAGTGTAACTATGGATCAATGGATTGATTTTATAAAATTAAGAGAGCAAGATCCTGATAAGTATCCAAAGTTATTGTTAAGAAAAGAAGATGGCCGATTTTTATTTACAGGTAGTGAAGATTATGTGGGCACGTTAATTAAAAAATCGACACATTTACAAAAACATGACTTTAATATTTCTGGTGGAAATGATAAAGCAACCTATTATGCGTCTGTAGGGTTTTTAGATCAAAAGGGGGTTTTAAAGTTTGGTAATGATAAGTATACTAGATTGAATGCAAATCTATCGCTTACATTAAAACCAAAAAAATGGATAGACCTTGATTTTAGACTTAGATATTCGAACACACATGAGAACAGCCCTACTCAATATGGTAGTCAAGAGGTTTGGAATAATATATATCGAACGCCACAATATAGAGCCCTGAAGAATGATGAGAACAAAATATGGCAGTGGAACGATGCTACTAATCAATATGAAGTGACTGCTTATGAGCCAACGGGTAATTATATCTGGGATAATAATGCAATAGCTAATTTAGATAAAGGAGGACGTGACATACAAAGAAGGAATGATTTTGTGCTAACATTTGCCCCGACTTTTAACATTGGGAAAAATTTGAAGATAAAAAGTGATTTCACATATAACCCTTCTTTTTATCAAAGAAACCTGTATTGGAAAGAGATTGATTACGAAATTCTGGAACCAGGGAATATTACAAATTATGTTACTGGTGACGATCGCTATAACAAAGATGTTGACTATGATCTTTATTATGTTTTCAATGCTTATGCAGAATACGAAAAAACTTTTGGAACAAAACATTATTTCAAAGCATTAGCTGGTTATAACCAAGAATGGAAAGAGTTTGAACATACTGGAGCTACACAAAGGGATATATTAGTACGCGATATTCCAGAAGTAACAATTGGAGAAAGAACTTCCAGATTTGGTGCAGACCACTGGGCGGTAAGAGCTAGTTTTTATAGGTTTAGCTATGTCTTTGATGAAAAATACATGATTAAAACAACTGGACGTTATGATGGAACTTCTAAATTTCCTAAAGATGGTCGCTTTGGCTTTTTTCCTTCTGTTGAATTAGGATGGAGAGTATCCAATGAATCATTTATGGATTTTTCTGAAGATTACCTAAGCAATTTAAAGTTTAGAGTATCGTATGGTTCTTTGGGTAATCAGGCGTTAGCGGGTGGAGGTAACCATCCGTATGAACCTTTTTTAAATATAGATGATGAAATATCGTATTCTATTGCAGGGGCTAGACCTCCAGGGGTTACAATTCCTGGAACATTACCAGCAGCTGGAAATATAACATGGGAAGAATCAAAAACAAAGAATTTTGGTGTTGATATAGGGCTATTCGCTAATAGATTTAATTTAAATTTTGATTATTTCATTAAAGATATAGATGGTTTACTACGAAGAGACGTTTATTCTGAGTTATTAGGGGTTTCTGGTCCTCAAGAAAATCTGGCATCTGTTAGAAACAAAGGATGGGAGTTAAGCTTAGGTTGGAGAGATAAAATAGGTGAAGTATCTTACTTTATAAATGGTAATTTATCTGATTTTAAAGGAGTTATTACAAAAGTAGACAACCCTACACGTGTTCTTAGTAGACTGTATGAAGGGCAAGTACTTGGTGAAATATGGGGTTATGTATCGTCCATATTCCAAACAGATGAAGAAGCTGCTACAGCAAACCCAGGAGGTTCTAACGATCAATCTGTTTGGCGTTCAGGAGGTGGTTGGCAAGCTGGTGATATTAAATATCACGACCTAAACGGTGATGGCGTAGTCAATAGAGGTGATATAACTGCAGACAATCCTGGAGATCTTAAAGTAATAGGAAATAGCTCGCCTAAATTAAGATATTCTTTCACACTAGGTGCAGATTACAAAGGCTTCGATTTTAACATGTTTTTTCAAGGCGTTGGAAGGCGTGATTTTAGACCTAATACTGGAGTTTTTCAACCAGTTAGTTCAAAATGGGGGAACCATTTAAGGTCATGGCAATTAGATGCGTGGACACCTGAAAATACAGATGCCTACCTTCCTAGGTACACTACAGGGACTGGCTATAATTTCTCTACCCAAACGCGCTTTTTGCAAAATGCTTCTTACTTAAGACTTAAAAATTTAACTTTAGGTTATTCATTGCCTCAAGCTGTAATTGAAAAGCTAGGTATGACTAAATTGAGAGTTTATTTTGCTGGACAGAATTTATGGGAGACAACTAAGTTAAAAGTACCATGGGATCCTGAAGCAACAGATGGTTTTAACTCAGGTTCAGGTAAGAGTTATCCTTTTCAAAGATCTTATTCTTTTGGCGTGAATTTAACCTTCTAA
- a CDS encoding FecR family protein, which yields MVELITKYFANTLTSLEKNNLLELLENQDNKILFEAYIRDHYNLNLTLQDVCVDEAYLAFLKQSGSNKKPIISLYRKWYKVAAVLIIMLGITSYIVSQFYPSQNIITNENSITLTLDNGDIKIISENGDETIVDSNGTVVGKQEGTILNYTKDSESNEAIVENLVYNELAVPYGKIFQLALSDGTLVHLNAGTTIKYPVKFLRNRNREVFIDGEAYFEVTKDEDHPFVVNSKEMNIRVLGTKFNINSYSEDLVAHTVLVEGLVSVYDKDSVYDENAILMAPDQIAFWDKNDAKIKIRNIDIDEYIAWVDGRLVFKIRPFSEITKILERHFDVSITNNYKALDTQRFFAKFETETIEDILISFQNSYPFSYQMDGNNVIIDNP from the coding sequence TTGGTAGAATTAATCACAAAATATTTCGCAAATACGCTTACCTCATTAGAGAAAAATAATTTATTAGAATTATTAGAGAATCAAGATAACAAAATACTATTTGAAGCTTATATTAGAGACCATTATAATTTAAATTTAACGCTTCAGGATGTATGTGTTGATGAGGCCTATTTAGCGTTTCTTAAACAGTCTGGTTCTAATAAAAAACCGATAATCTCTTTGTATAGAAAATGGTATAAGGTTGCTGCAGTCTTAATCATTATGTTGGGGATAACCTCTTATATAGTGTCGCAATTTTATCCTTCTCAAAATATAATAACCAATGAAAACAGTATTACTTTAACCTTAGATAACGGTGATATAAAAATAATTTCTGAAAATGGTGATGAAACTATTGTTGACTCCAACGGCACTGTTGTTGGGAAACAAGAAGGAACAATACTAAATTATACTAAAGATTCAGAAAGTAATGAAGCTATAGTAGAAAATTTGGTGTACAATGAATTAGCTGTCCCCTATGGAAAAATATTTCAATTAGCATTATCAGATGGAACTCTGGTACATTTAAATGCTGGAACGACTATAAAATATCCGGTTAAGTTTTTAAGAAATAGAAACCGCGAAGTTTTTATTGATGGAGAAGCTTATTTTGAAGTGACTAAAGATGAAGACCATCCTTTTGTTGTGAACTCCAAGGAAATGAATATACGAGTCTTGGGGACAAAATTTAATATAAATTCTTATTCTGAAGATCTTGTAGCGCATACAGTTTTAGTAGAAGGATTAGTTAGTGTATATGATAAAGACTCTGTTTATGATGAAAATGCCATATTGATGGCTCCCGATCAAATCGCTTTTTGGGATAAGAACGATGCTAAGATTAAAATAAGAAACATTGATATAGATGAATATATCGCATGGGTTGATGGAAGGCTTGTTTTTAAAATCAGGCCGTTTTCAGAAATCACAAAGATTTTAGAAAGGCATTTTGATGTGTCTATTACCAACAATTATAAAGCCTTAGATACCCAGCGCTTTTTTGCAAAATTTGAAACTGAAACCATTGAAGATATTTTAATTTCATTTCAGAACTCATACCCATTTTCATATCAAATGGATGGAAATAATGTAATAATTGATAACCCTTAA
- a CDS encoding RNA polymerase sigma factor, which yields MDYNELVPKIKQGDKKAFKIIFEAFYDSLVAYVTTFTNDQQEAKDIVQNCLIILWEKRSHLKDDSLIKNYLFKIAYHQYINHYKKKQYQDKVLDEIKQKTLNDYINAPDDGKNNTVNRLLHLIEGLPPKCKQVLLLNKKEGKKYKEIAELLGVSIKTVESQMRIAYQKIRKGFNDDELILVFSFMKHFMKAN from the coding sequence ATGGATTATAACGAACTCGTTCCTAAAATTAAACAAGGTGATAAAAAAGCTTTTAAAATTATTTTTGAAGCGTTTTACGATTCTCTAGTAGCCTATGTTACTACGTTCACAAACGACCAACAAGAAGCAAAAGATATTGTACAAAACTGCTTAATTATTTTATGGGAAAAAAGAAGTCATCTAAAAGATGACTCATTAATAAAAAATTACCTATTCAAAATTGCTTACCATCAATATATAAATCATTATAAGAAAAAACAGTATCAAGATAAGGTTCTTGATGAAATAAAACAAAAGACATTAAACGATTATATAAATGCCCCAGACGATGGCAAAAATAATACCGTTAACCGTTTACTCCATTTGATAGAAGGTTTGCCTCCAAAATGCAAGCAAGTTTTACTATTAAATAAAAAAGAAGGTAAAAAATATAAGGAAATTGCAGAATTATTAGGTGTTTCTATAAAAACCGTTGAATCTCAAATGCGAATTGCTTATCAAAAAATCAGAAAAGGTTTCAATGATGATGAGCTTATTTTGGTTTTTAGTTTCATGAAACATTTTATGAAAGCTAATTAA
- a CDS encoding helix-turn-helix domain-containing protein, translated as MEGSLIGMGKRIKEIRKTNNKTISDIALNVGATSELISRIENGIIMPSLPVLLKFIRYRSN; from the coding sequence ATGGAAGGTTCTCTTATTGGAATGGGAAAACGTATTAAAGAAATTAGAAAAACAAACAACAAAACCATAAGTGACATTGCCTTGAATGTAGGAGCTACCAGTGAACTAATTTCCAGAATTGAAAATGGCATAATTATGCCTTCGTTGCCTGTTTTATTAAAATTCATTAGATATAGAAGTAACTAA